Proteins from a single region of Cryptococcus neoformans var. grubii H99 chromosome 5, complete sequence:
- a CDS encoding mitochondrial FAD-linked sulfhydryl oxidase ERV1, producing the protein MTTDIPTQPPKTTKETHPNLPPGLIIGPDGKPCKVCNSWQDWAKIKVKKKAVNGGEDAEKKNVSGSGAAVGMAGFASMLSGADASKAQSTNEPLDRTPDRSNCPPDTAALGRSTWTFLHTTAAYYPINAPPQTQSSMLNLLSSLSLLYPCSWCATDFQKDMRRHPPDVSGRESLMKWLCERHNEVNEKLGKEKFGCDIKNLDVRWKDGPEDGSCD; encoded by the coding sequence ATGACGACAGACATCCCCACGCAACCCCCTAAAACCACTAAAGAAACACACCCCAATTTACCTCCAGGCCTCATCATCGGCCCTGATGGCAAACCATGTAAAGTCTGCAACTCGTGGCAAGATTGGGCCAAGATcaaagtcaagaagaaggctgtcaatggtggagaggatgcagagaagaaaaatgtTTCTGGGTCCGGGGCAGCAGTCGGTATGGCGGGATTCGCCAGCATGCTGTCTGGTGCAGACGCCTCAAAAGCTCAGTCTACCAACGAACCGTTAGACCGAACGCCCGACCGGTCAAATTGTCCACCTGACACCGCAGCTCTTGGGCGCTCTACATGGACTTTTCTCCATACTACCGCTGCTTATTATCCAATCAACGCACCCCCACAAACGCAATCCAGTATGCTtaatcttctctcttcattgTCTTTGCTTTATCCCTGCTCGTGGTGCGCTACGGACTTCCAAAAGGATATGCGTCGACATCCGCCCGACGTCAGTGGGAGAGAGAGTTTGATGAAATGGCTCTGCGAGAGGCATAACGAGGTCAATGAAAAAttggggaaagagaaattTGGATGCGATATCAAAAATTTGGATGTGAGATGGAAAGACGGGCCGGAAGATGGTAGTTGTGATTAA
- a CDS encoding di-trans,poly-cis-decaprenylcistransferase, giving the protein MQSLPSALIHRLFSIATSLLLFLLALGPIPNHVAFVMDGNRRYARELGQQVENGHAEGFNALKRTLEICLRLRIRAVSIYAFAIDNFSRSEKEVGALMNLAKERLAELCEHGNLLEEYGVKIRFIGQLDLLPPDVLQAVRDMEAMTQDNKNGVLNVCCPYASRDEITTAMKESVQRAYEGELAPSDITAKDVFDSLGVSKAINTVDKSLFVNPEEPEKLDILVRTSDVKRLSDFMMWQASDDTQLHFVKTYWPEFGLSDMLPILLGWQQKAWMRKVGWC; this is encoded by the exons ATGCAGTCCCTCCCCTCCGCCCTTATACAccgtctcttctccatcgccacctctctccttctcttcctcctcgccctcggACCCATCCCAAACCATGTCGCTTTCGTCATGGATGGCAACAGACGATATGCAAGAGAGCTCGGTCAGCAAGTAGAGAACGGCCATGCAGAAGGCTTCAATGCCCTCAAAAGA ACCCTTGAGATATGCCTACGATTGAGGATAAGAGCAGTGTCGATATACGCCTTTGCCATAGACAACTTCAGCAGGTCAGAAAAGGAAGTCGGTGCTTTGATGAATCTCGCCAAAGAGCGTCTTGCAGAGCTGTGTGAACATGG AAACCTGCTGGAAGAGTATGGTGTCAAGATACGCTTTATAGGCCAACTTGACCTGCTGCCACCAGATGTGCTGCAAGCCGTCCGTGACATGGAGGCTATGACCCAGGATAACAAAAA CGGTGTATTGAATGTCTGCTGTCCGTACGCTTCTCGGGATGAGATCACCACAGCGATGAAGGAAAGTGTTCAGCGAGCATATGAGGGAGAGCTTGCCCCGAG TGATATCACTGCTAAGGATGTGTTCGATTCCCTGGGAGTATCTAAAGCAATCAACACTGTGGACAAGAGTCTGTTTGTCAATCCCGAAGAGCCCGAAAAACTTGATATACTCGTCAGAACATCAGATGTCAAAAGATTAAGTGATTTCATGATGTGGCAG GCTTCGGACGATACTCAGTTGCACTTTGTCAAAACTTACTGGCCAGAGTTTGGATTATCAGATATGTTAcccattcttcttggttGGCAACAAAAGGCATGGATGCGAAAAGTTGGTTGGTGTTAG
- a CDS encoding large subunit ribosomal protein L18-A, which produces MGIDIRRHHVKKGNRSAPKSEDPYLLLLVKLYRFLARRTDSKFNRVILKRLFMSKINRPPISLSRIVKETKNSNPDNSKTVVVVGTILDDERLPEVPKLSIAALRFSTAARERITAAGGEALTLDQLALRAPTGSNTVLLRGKRNVREAVQHFGGPLKGGRPYVASKGRKFEMARGRRKSRGFKIKSTHK; this is translated from the exons ATGGGTATCGACATCCGCCGCCACCACGTCAAGAAGGGCAACCGATCTGCCCCCAAGTCTGAGGACCCCTACCTCCTCTTGCTTGTCAAGCTCTACCGATTCTTGGCTAGGAGGACTGACTCCAAGTTCAACCGAGTCATCCTCAAGAGGTTGTTTATGAGCAAG ATCAACCGACCCCccatttctctctctcgAATCGTTAAGGAGACCAAGAACTCTAACCCCGACAACTCCAAGACCGTTGTCGTCGTTGGCACCATTCTCGACGACGAGCGTCTCCCCGAGGTTCCCAAGCTCTCCATCGCCGCTCTTCGATTCTCTACCGCTGCCCGGGAGCGCATCACTGCCGCTGGTGGTGAGGCCCTCACTCTTGACCAGCTTGCTCTCCGTGCCCCTACTGGTTCCAACACTGTCCTTCTCAGGGGTAAGAGGAACGTTCGGGAGGCTGTTCAACACTTCGGTGGTCCCCTCAAGGGTGGTAGGCCTTACGTTGCCAGCAAGGGCAGGAAGTTCGAGATGGCCCGTGGTAGGAGAAAG TCCAGGGGTTTCAAGATCAAGTCTACTCACAAGTAA
- a CDS encoding protein MPE1, which translates to MSTVFYRWGAGRDESRVTFDGTHISVFDLKREIILNNKMGNGKDFDLSIYDNVTGEELKDDNQQIPRSSSLVARRLPPSLGKGRGSAADYIAGTTAAEALTGDHRVESHARQAMLDKNLTKGIRSAGGTYGSLSKRFDGKEEKPAEKVQVSTGDKDEDARIQAILAQGAETWEQMQEDMSAGYRAPAARAARANKPSGSAVAGASQKYDFSLGPEKEPPVGYICYRCGQKGHWIQNCPENDDPAAAERKRFVRVTGIPRSFLKTVETPVGAEGSSGGAMLTADGGFVKAVPDQRQWQKQAAVKPRALTGADVRDQEPLEADLTCPLCKKLVWEAVRTPCCNIAFCEECVQTYLVDHDFECPHCESKVPSLDRLKPDEDLRKRSRNYVDHELQKNKEAKGDDDADADVKEEAENDKNAGDSEEGSLTPKEQNKNQILGADGQPLNSDLLDPHMIQNYLFGAKKMLLNPDLNPAARALLTTQMQTLQANLLQMQMMAMMNGMGMGVGLPLMGGQNNVGGGQTGIGLNGAIDNNVAMRGRPGFRGGFRGRGMATGQGFQRGSLGPAAVQGGMGMGMMNRPNVPAKRGADVEMGGDAKQARNGV; encoded by the exons ATGTCGACAGTATTCTATCGCTGGGGTGCTGGTCGAGATGAGTCTCGTGTGACTTTCGACGGCACTCACATCTCCGTATTTGATCTGAAGAGGGAGATTATCTTAAACAATAAGATGGGCAACGGCAAAGATTTCGATCTCAGCATCTACGACAATGTCACTGGAGAGG AACTCAAAGATGATAATCAACAAATTCCTCGATCGTCCTCACTCGTAGCTCGCCGTCTCCCCCCATCTTTAGGAAAAGGTCGTGGTTCCGCTGCAGATTATATTGCCGGTACGACCGCAGCCGAAGCTCTTACAGGCGATCACCGTGTAGAATCCCACGCGCGTCAAGCCATGCTCGACAAGAATCTGACAAAAGGTATTAGAAGTGCCGGAGGCACATATGGTAGTCTAAGCAAGAGATTtgatggaaaggaggagaagccCGCGGAAAAGGTCCAAGTGTCCACGGGTGAtaaggatgaagatgccaGGATTCAAGCGATCTTGGCGCAAGGTGCGGAGACTTGGGAACAGATGCAGGAAGACATGTCAGC CGGCTATCGAgcaccagcagcaagagCTGCACGGGCAAACAAGCCTTCTGGGTCAGCAGTTGCCGGTGCCAGTCAAAAGTACGATTTTAGCCTTGGGCCCGAAAAGGAACCACCGGTCGGCTATATCTGTTATCGTTGTGGCCAGAAAGGGCACTGGATTCAAAATTGTCCCGAAAACGATGACCCTGCTGCCGCCGAGCGTAAGCGTTTCGTCCGAGTCACCGGTATTCCCAGAAGTTTCCTCAAGACTGTAGAGACACCTGTCGGAGCCGAAGGTTCGTCTGGTGGTGCTATGCTTACAGCCGATGGTGGATTTGTCAAGGCTGTACCAGATCAAAGGCAATGGCAAAAGCAAGCAGCGGTCAAGCCTCGCGCCCTGACTGGCGCGGACGTGAGAGATCAAGAACCCCTGGAGGCAGACTTGACTTGTCCTTTATGTAAAAAATTGGTTTGGGAGGCTGTCAGGACACCTTGCTGCAATATCGCTTTCTGCGAGGAGTGTGTCCAGACATATCTGGTGGATCATGATTTCGAGTGCCCACATTGCGAAAGCAAAGTTCCAAGTCTGGATAGACTGAAACCGGATGAAGACTTGCGCAAAAGATCTAGAAACTATGTGGACCACGAATTACAGAAAAATAAGGAAGCAAAGGGCGACGACGATGCGGATGCAGATGtcaaggaggaagctgaAAATGATAAAAACGCCGGTGAT TCCGAAGAGGGTTCTCTAACACCTAAAGAGCAAAATAAGAATCAAATCCTAGGCGCTGACGGTCAGCCACTCAATTCAGACTTGCTCGATCCTCATATGATCCAAAACTATCTCTTTGGA GCTAAGAAAATGCTTCTCAACCCAGATCTCAACCCTGCCGCCCGAGCATTGTTGACAACACAGATGCAGACTCTGCAAGCGAACTTGCTTCAAATGCAGATGATGGCTATGATGAACGGCATGGGCATGGGTGTCGGTTTACCGTTAATGGGAGGGCAAAATAATGTTGGAGGCGGTCAGACTGGAATAGGGCTGAATGGAGCGATAGATAACAATGTGGCCATGCGAGGGAGACCAGGGTTCAGAGGGGGTTTCAGAGGTAGAGGGATGGCCACTGGACAAGGATTTCAAAGAGGTTCTCTAGGACCTGCCGCCGTTCAAGGTGGCATGGGTATGGGAATGATGAACAGGCCAAATGTGCCTGCTAAGAGAGGAGCAGATGTAGAGATGGGAGGAGATGCGAAGCAGGCCAGAAATGGAGTATAA
- a CDS encoding 6-phosphogluconolactonase produces the protein MPPQPPAPPVFYSFPDTEVLVDSLANFVVKAQRDAVDKRGKFTIALSRGSLAANLRGLVGQQNVQWDKWEVFFVDEAAVPLEDEDSNYRSNYLSFLSHVPIPRDQIHTIDITQLDDLEELADQYEKQLVNHFAASNAARYPTFDLMLLGIGPDGETASLFPGHEILTEKDAWVSFIDDAPRGPARRITMTFPVLNHCYRAVFVATGKEKTEMLHTILDQPEAGLPCSRVRPASPGLVFWFADAEAASATQYPPTTFRWIDNEKEAQEAVDAAKRRAARKLAEADSEAEVLKTGV, from the exons ATGCCCCCCCAGCCACCAGCCCCCCCCGTCTTCTACAGCTTCCCGGACACTGAAGTCCTCGTCG ACTCCCTCGCCAACTTCGTCGTCAAGGCCCAACGGGATGCCGTCGATAAGCGCGGAAAATTCACAATCGCCCTCTCCCGTGGATCCCTTGCCGCCAACCTGAGGGGATTGGTCGGACAGCAAAACGTACAGTGGGACAAGTG GGAGGTCTTCTTTGTCGATGAGGCCGCCGTCCCGCTTGAGGACGAAGATTCCAACTACCGTTCAAACTACCTTTCGTTCCTCTCCCATGTGCCCATTCCTAGGGATCAGATCCACACCATCGATATCACCCAGCTCGACGACCTCGAGGAGTTGGCAGACCAGTACGAGAAGCAGCTTGTCAACCACTTTGCTGCCTCAAACGCCGCGAGATACCCTACCTTTGACCTGATGCTGTTGGGTATAGGCCCAGACGGCGAGACGGCGAGTCTATTCCCGGGGCATGAAATCCTCACGGAGAAAGACGCGTGGGTCAGCTTCATCGATGACGCGCCGCGAGGGCCCGCAAGGAGAATCACTATGAC TTTCCCCGTCTTGAATCACTGCTATAGGGCTGTCTTTGTGGCTACcggcaaggaaaagaccGAGATGCTGCATACCATCCTTGATCAGCCTGAAGCTGGACTTCCTTGCTCACGCGTCCGACCTGC CTCTCCTGGTCTCGTATTTTGGTTTGCTGACGCAGAAGCCGCATCTGCAACTCAGTACCCTCCGACCACTTTCCGATGGATCGACAACGAGAAGGAAGCCCAGGAGGCAGTTGATGCAGCAAAGCGCAGGGCTGCCAGGAAATTGGCAGAGGCCGACAGTGAGGCAGAAGTACTTAAGACAGGTGTATAG
- a CDS encoding alpha-1,6-mannosyltransferase, whose product MPLATLPHPRLLPLILALLFIIFALSSLFSLFTSSSSPSILNFIPTALVRGERTPTGYSATGSKGNTISIQNVLDAGARHVAESSRLFDAIGAKRDLGIDLGGNWTLQSYADYLKNTWQEFLGPQGSNNADHPTLQTALSYTSLLPREQESETAIPNLIYTTDLLEPQQLPEQFQSWITQNPDWTTMFVGDEEIDTWLENSLGATGIKKSRAQEELLALKEDYGVVRADLFRYLVLLLNGGIYTDTDTASVLPIAQWARNPTIAPVDPLLTAIPQLISIIQDPSQSLASTPSTSKPSLVVAIESDALSTGANWREQSFARSIQIVQWTIMANRGHPVLLDVIGMALRKSQEIRQMGSNNEEVRKEDVNILDWSGPGVFTDAVFRYLLVRYGFHPTQASGLKDPLQIGDVIIMPVHSFRADASEGFQGNHRVVWHGFFGRWKGKTDNK is encoded by the exons ATGCCGCTCGCCACTCTCCCGCATCcccgcctcctccccctgatcctcgcccttcttttcatcataTTCGCAttatcctctctcttctcccttttcaCCAGCTCCAGCTCTCCATCTATTCTCAATTTCATACCTACGGCACTTGTCAGGGGCGAGCGAACACCGACCGGCTATTCTGCAACGGGCTCCAAAGGAAATACCATCTCAATCCAGAACGTTCTTGATGCTGGCGCTAGACATGTCGCTGAGTCAAGTAGACTTTTCGATGCCATTGGCGCAAAAAGGGATCTTGGAATAGACCTTGGAGGAAATTGGACTCTGCAAAGCTATGCTGATTACTTGAAAAATACCTGGCAAGAGTTTCTCGGGCCTCAAGGATCTAATAATGCGGATCATCCTACCCTCCAAACCGCTCTTTCATATACATCCCTCTTACCCAGAGAGCAAGAGAGTGAAACGGCTATTCCTAATCTCATTTACACCACCGATCTTTTGGAACCTCAACAGCTCCCTGAGCAGTTTCAATCCTGGATCACCCAAAACCCGGACTGGACCACCATGTTtgtgggagatgaggagattgatACCTGGCTGGAAAATAGTTTGGGTGCTACGGGGATTAAGAAAAGTAGAGCGCAAGAAGAGTTATTGGCACTCAAGGAAGACTATGGGGTGGTCCGTGCGGATTTATTCAG GTACCTTGTACTCTTGCTCAACGGTGGCATCTACACCGATACAGATACAGCCAGTGTCCTTCCCATCGCCCAGTGGGCCCGTAATCCCACCATCGCTCCAGTCGATCCGCTCCTTACAGCCATCCCGCAACTGATATCCATCATTCAAGATCCCTCCCAATCACTTGCTTCAACCCCTTCAACTTCTAAACCCTCTTTGGTTGTTGCCATTGAATCCGATGCATTGTCCACCGGAGCAAACTGGAGAGAACAATCTTTCGCAAGGAGTATCCAGATCGTCCAGTGGACAATCATGGCCAACAGAGGACATCCCGTCCTGTTGGACGTGATCGGAATGGCCCTCAGAAAGTCGCAAGAAATAAGGCAGATGGGATCAAACAATGAAGAGGTCAGAAAGGAAGATGTGAACATCTTGGACTGGTCAGGTCCTGGTGTATT CACCGATGCTGTTTTCCGATACCTGCTCGTTCGTTACGGATTTCATCCAACTCAGGCATCAGGTCTCAAGGACCCATTACAAATCGGAGATGTGAT CATCATGCCCGTTCATTCTTTCAGAGCTGATGCTTCAGAAGGGTTTCAGGGAAATCATAGAGTGGTATGGCACGG ATTTTTcgggagatggaaaggcaAAACGGATAATAAATAA